The genomic DNA AACAAAACCGATATCCTTGTCAAGCGTGAAGCCCTTGTAATCAACCCTGACATCAACCTTTCTTTTTGATGGTTTATCAAGCAGACTGCATATCTTTATTGAAGCAGGCATCTTTTCTTTCAGATGATTTATGACAAAATGAATGGTGAGTCCTGTGTCAACAATATCTTCAACAATAAGGACATCTTTGCCTTCAACATACATCTCTATATCCTTTATCATCTCTACCGCACCTCCACTATAATCCTTTGAGCCGTAACTTGCAGCCCTTATAAAATCTATCTTTAGAGGTATATTTAATTCCCTTGCAATGTCAGACAAAAATACAAAAGACCCCTTTAATATGCCAATCAAGACAGGATTTTTATCTGAATAATCTTTTCTTATTTCAGAGGCAAGTTTTTGGACTGCTTGTCTGATTTTGGTATGTGAGATGATAGACTTTAAATGAGGTTTTTGCATTGATTTTATAGTTCTACACCATCTATACGGGCATCACAATATGGGCATCTTGAATCTTGCACGAGATTTCTTTTAACAAAAAAACCGTGTCTTTCAATGATGTTTTTCTTGCAGTTGTAACAGTATGTGGATTCACCAATGTCCCCAGGCACATTGCCTGTATAAACATATCTCAAACCCTCTTCCAATCCTATAACCCTTGCCCTGTCAATGATGGACACAGGTGTCCTTGGCAGATTGGACATCTTATATGTTGGATAAAACGCACTTATATGCCACGGCATGGTCTTATCAGTTTTATATATCCATTTTGCAATCTGCCTGAGTTCGTCTTCAGAATCGTTCTGTGTTGGTATTATAAGGGTTGTTACCTCAACCCATATACCAATTGCCCGCATATATTCAATTGACTCAAGCACAGGTGCTAATTTTGCACCGCATACCCTTTTGTAAAACTCCTCTGTGAATGCCTTTACATCCACATTCGCACCATCCAGAAGCCCTTTCATCTCATCAAGGCACTGCTTTGTCATAAAGCCATTTGTTACGAAGGTGTTTCTTAAACCCTTTTCCCTTGCCAGTTTCATACAATCATATGCAAACTCAAAAAAGATGGTTGGCTCTGTGTATGTATAGGATATACTCTGACACCCTGTCTCCAGTGCCTCATGCACAATCTCTTCAGGTGTTATATCTTCACCGAGTATCCGTTTCTGGTCTTTAGGCATTTGGGAGATTTCAAAGTTCTGGCAGTGAAGACATCTAAAGTTGCATCCAACTGTGGCAATGGAATATGAACGGCTCCCGGGTTGGAAATGAAAAAACGGTTTTTTCTCTATGGGGTCTATATGATGGGCAATGGCTTTGCCATAAACAAGGGTATAGAGCGTCCCGTTTCTATTTTCCCTGACACCGCATATCCCTTTCTTGCCATCAGCTATTCTACAATAATGGGAGCAGAGAAAGCAGTGGACATAATTTTTATCTGCTTTATTGTATAGACGCGCTTCCATAAAATACAATTACGAATTAAAAATTATGAATTACGAATTGAGGTAGATCTGGTTTTTAATTTCTAATTCCTAATTCGTAATTTCTGTTATCTACTCCACACCACCCTTGTTACCCTGTCTTGTGTCATTTTGATTATAAGTTCACCATGACATGCCTTATGCACCTTTTTACCGATGCGCTGTGCAAGTTTCTCATGGGTCGTTGTGATTTCAATAACCTTGCCGCTGTCCTTGATTTCAATAATCCTTTCCAAAGGATTTAACCCCTTTGCCCTTTCTTCCTCGTTTTTTATAAGATTCAGGATATCATTTTTATGTTCTTTCAGATAATCCCCCTTCAAAGTTACAAACCCTTCAGCATACCCATCCCTTATCTTCTGACACGCAGGACAAAGAACCATGATGGTCTTTTTGTGGTCTCTCTTTTTCATGTAAAGTTTCTCATCAAATGACCACCTTTTGTTATTATATATAGCATGGCAGTTTTTGCACAATGCCATGTCATGCTGACCCCATTTTGGGAGATAGGGGTCTTTGCAGGTATCAATTGCCTTTTTTGTAACCTTTTGTGCAGATTTTTTTACCTTCACTTTATTGTGCCTCCTTTGAATAATATTTTCAGTTGAATAACAATTTAACATTATTGCAAATATTTAGCCATAAGAAATCACTACCGTAAAATAGCGATTAAAAACCTCGCTATTTTAATTCAGCGGGAACTCCCCGCCTGTAAAGGCAGGTTTCCCCAAAAATCAATGTCTATTTTTGGTCACTATCATGAATTGCTGGAAAAATCACTGCTGGCTCTAACAGGACACACAGCCCGATGTTGACTTTTGGCGCATACTCTGTTAATTTTAGTCCAATATGGCTTTTATAAATGAAAATAATAAGGGTTACCTATATCTCCTCTCTGTATTTGTAATCTTTATGATATTTTTGACAGTATTCAGTGATAAAGGGCTGATAAAAATATATCACCTCTCCAAAGAAAGGGACAACATACGGATAAACAATGCAATAATAAATGTAGAAAATGAAAATTTAAAAAACGAAATAAACAGGCTTAAGACAGATAAGAGATACATAGAAGAAGTTGCCCGCAAAGAACTCGGTATGGTAAGACCATCGGATATTATTTACCAGTTTGAAAAATAGAGGACTATGCTAAAAATCGCAGGCATACAATTAATTACAAATGAAGATAAAGATAGTAACATTGAAAAGGCAAAGAACCTTGTGGGAGTGGCTTCTGATAAAGGGGCAAAGATTATCTGCCTCCCTGAACTCTTTAATACCCGCTGGTTTCCCAGAGATATAAACCCTGACAATTTCAAACTTGCAGAAGACGAGGCAGGACATACCTTGAATGTAATGAAGGATACTGCCAGAAGAAAAAAGGTTGTTCTTGTATGTCCGATATTTGAAAAAGACGGAGATGATTACTATAACACTGCCTTTGTCATAGACGAACATGGCGAGGTTATTGGAAAATACAGGAAGGTTCATGTCCCGCAGCTGCCGTTCTGGGAAGAAAGGTCTTATTTCAAGCCGGGCAATCTCGGCTTTCCTGTATTTGATACAAAATATGCAAAGGTAGGCATCCAGATATGCTGGGATAATTTTTTCCCTGAGGGTTCAAGGATACTCGCCTTGAAAGGTGCCGAGATTATATTTGCACCAACAGCCTCGGCATTCAGTCACTCCCATGAACGATGGGAAAGGGCAATGGCAGTAAATGCCCACATGAACGGCATATTTATATTCAGGCTCAACCGAATAGGCAGAGAGTCCCGTCAGGAATTTTATGGAAGGAGTTTTTGCGTCGGACCAGATGGAGAGTTTATTGACAAGCCTTCTGGACAATCTGACGGTGTTGTAATAGTCAGTATAAATCTTAAGGCAATAGATGTCATAAGACAGGACTGGGCATTCTTTAAAGACAGAAGACCCGACCAGTATGGAGAAATAATAAAAAAATGAAAAGCGAAAGGTGAAAAGTGAAAAACTAATGCACCTTCGTTTTTTGCTTTACACTTTACACCAAAATGAAAGATACCATCACAAACATTATAAAAAACACCCTTGATATTTGTAAAAATAAGGGCTTACTTACCATAGAAGAAATTCCCCCTATAATCATTGAAAGACCAAAGAGAGAAGAGTTCGGAGACTTCTCTACAAATGCTGCAATGCTTATTGCATCAAAAGAGGGCGAGCCTCCCCGCAAGATAGCGGAGATAATAACTAGAGAGATAAGGGATGAAGGAAAGATTATCAAAAAGGTTGATATTGCAGGACCGGGCTTTATAAATATATTTGTTGAAAAAGGGCAGTGGCTTAAATCTTTAAAAGATATAGCAGTAATTGGGAATAGATATGGACAGACTAACATTGGAAAAGGCAAAAAGGTTCAGATAGAGTTTGTCAGTGCAAATCCAACTGGACCGCTTCACATAGGACATGCAAGGGGCGCTGCTGTAGGAGATGCGCTTGCAAATATCCTTGAGTCTGTTGGCTATGATGTATTCAAAGAATTCTATATTAATGACAGGGGCAGGCAGATAGAAACTCTGGGCAGGTCTTGCTATATTCGTTACAAACAACTCCTTGGTGAAAAGGCTTCAATGCCGGAAGACTTTTACAGGGGTGAATACATAAAAGATATTGCCCGTGATTTAGTCTCAAAGTATGGCAGCAAATACTCTGGGGACAGATTTAAAATCTGTCCCCAAACACCTGAACCAGTGCAAGAGATTGCTAGATTTGCCAAATCTATTCTTTTGAACCATATCAGAAAAGACCTTGAGGATTTTGGCGTAACATTTAATAATTGGTTCAGCGAAAGCGGCCTTTATGAAAAAGGGTTTG from Deltaproteobacteria bacterium includes the following:
- the hpt gene encoding hypoxanthine phosphoribosyltransferase, giving the protein MQKPHLKSIISHTKIRQAVQKLASEIRKDYSDKNPVLIGILKGSFVFLSDIARELNIPLKIDFIRAASYGSKDYSGGAVEMIKDIEMYVEGKDVLIVEDIVDTGLTIHFVINHLKEKMPASIKICSLLDKPSKRKVDVRVDYKGFTLDKDIGFVVGYGLDFNEEYRYLKDIYELKPAFSL
- the amrS gene encoding AmmeMemoRadiSam system radical SAM enzyme, encoding MEARLYNKADKNYVHCFLCSHYCRIADGKKGICGVRENRNGTLYTLVYGKAIAHHIDPIEKKPFFHFQPGSRSYSIATVGCNFRCLHCQNFEISQMPKDQKRILGEDITPEEIVHEALETGCQSISYTYTEPTIFFEFAYDCMKLAREKGLRNTFVTNGFMTKQCLDEMKGLLDGANVDVKAFTEEFYKRVCGAKLAPVLESIEYMRAIGIWVEVTTLIIPTQNDSEDELRQIAKWIYKTDKTMPWHISAFYPTYKMSNLPRTPVSIIDRARVIGLEEGLRYVYTGNVPGDIGESTYCYNCKKNIIERHGFFVKRNLVQDSRCPYCDARIDGVEL
- a CDS encoding ATPase, coding for MKVKKSAQKVTKKAIDTCKDPYLPKWGQHDMALCKNCHAIYNNKRWSFDEKLYMKKRDHKKTIMVLCPACQKIRDGYAEGFVTLKGDYLKEHKNDILNLIKNEEERAKGLNPLERIIEIKDSGKVIEITTTHEKLAQRIGKKVHKACHGELIIKMTQDRVTRVVWSR
- a CDS encoding septum formation initiator family protein; translated protein: MAFINENNKGYLYLLSVFVIFMIFLTVFSDKGLIKIYHLSKERDNIRINNAIINVENENLKNEINRLKTDKRYIEEVARKELGMVRPSDIIYQFEK
- a CDS encoding acyltransferase; the protein is MLKIAGIQLITNEDKDSNIEKAKNLVGVASDKGAKIICLPELFNTRWFPRDINPDNFKLAEDEAGHTLNVMKDTARRKKVVLVCPIFEKDGDDYYNTAFVIDEHGEVIGKYRKVHVPQLPFWEERSYFKPGNLGFPVFDTKYAKVGIQICWDNFFPEGSRILALKGAEIIFAPTASAFSHSHERWERAMAVNAHMNGIFIFRLNRIGRESRQEFYGRSFCVGPDGEFIDKPSGQSDGVVIVSINLKAIDVIRQDWAFFKDRRPDQYGEIIKK